The region GGGAGCCCTATCCTTGTCCCCGGCAAGGTCACGGATCGGCCCACACCCGGGCACCACGAAACCGGCCACCACACCTGGCCCCCGTAGCTCAGTGGATAGAGCAGGCGCCTTCTAAGCGCTTGGCCGCAGGTTCGAGTCCTGCCGGGGGCGCTCTGTCCGTGCACTGTTTCCGCCCTCCCTCTGGGAGGGCGTTTTTGCTGGTCTTGGGTGTGGTCTCTCTGCCCATCCGCAGACCTGCCCGGCCGAGGTGAAGCCGTCGGCGGCCACCGGCGGCCGCCCGTTCCTGGGGCATGAAGTACTTCTCACCGCGCACCGCGCCGGTGCCGGGCGGAGGTGGCCTGTGATCCGAACGGCGGTCGGGCAGGACGTTGCCGCCAGGCGCATCCTCCGCGCATCGGCCTAGGAACGCACGCCGCGACACCGAGGTGCCGGGCCGCGATCCGCGGCCCGGCACCTCACTTCATCCTTCTCGAACTTTTCGAACTTTTCGAACCGGGGACCGGTCCAGGCGGGAGGGGGATCCGTCCCCGGCGCGCCGATCCGGCAGGCGCGGACCGGGCCTTCGGGAAGCCGCGGCAAAGGACTCCCGCCGAAAGGTGAGCAGGGTGAAGTGCGGGCCCCGGAAGACGTCGAAGAGACGTAACGGGGAGCCCGTACGGTCCGCGCAGGGGGCGTCGGGTGCTCTGTCGCCCGCGCGCAGGGCACCGTGGGCCGGGGGGAAGTCGGTTCGTTCGGGGTAGTCCGTTCGGCCGGGTCATTCGGTTCGGCCGGGTCATTCGGCGGTTGCGGGCGTGATGTTCTTGTTGAAGCGGAGCAGGTTGTCCGGGTCCCAGGCGGCCTTGACCGCGCGCAGCCGCCGGTGCTTGGCCTCGCTGCCGTGCACGCCGTGCCGCCACGCCTCGCCCAAGTCGTCGGTGAGGTTGGTGTAGCCGTTGGTCAGCGAGTGGGGCCGTACTGCCGCGTCGATGGCCGTGGCCCACTGCTCGTACTGGGTGTCGCGCTCCGGCGTGTCCCACATGCCGACGGCCTCCCACAGCCAGGCGGCGCCCTCGCGGGAGAAGGCCGTGGCGTCCTCGGTGACGTCCTCGGAGATCGCGCCGCCCATGCACCAGAGGTTGATCGTGGCAGCGGCCCCGGGGTGTGAGGGTGCGGCGGCGGCGTTCCGCAGCAGGGCGTCGACGACGTCGGCGGACAGCGCCGGCAGGTACCCGCCGCGCAGGTTCATGCGCTTTCCGTACGGGGCTACGGCGTCCAGCATGCTGTTGGCCCGCGGCCAGGGCATCTTCGTGACCAGGTTGGCCAGCGGCCGGCCGAGCGCGGCGAGCGCCTCGACGACCTGGTCGGCCTCGGCGGGATTCCCGCTGTGAACGGGGACGAGGACGAGCACCGGCTTGCCGTGCGCCTGCGGCGGCAGCATCGGCAGCGCGGGGGCCGGGGCGATCGCGGCCAGCAGGCCCAGTTCGCGCGGGGCCGTGGCCATGTGCGCCGGGAGTTTGCCGAGGATGTCGGCGGCCTGGTCGAAGGGGAAGATCAGCTGTCCGGCGACGACGTCGGGGCCGACCGGGTGCGCGCGGTACTCGAAGGCGGTGACGACGCCGAAGTTGCCGCCCCCGCCGCGCAACGCCCAGAACAGCTCCGGGTTCTCGGCCTCGTCCGCGCGGACCTTGCGGCCGTCCACGGTGACCATCTCGCAGGCCAGCAGGTTGTCGACGGTGGCGCCGTGACGGCGC is a window of Streptomyces mirabilis DNA encoding:
- a CDS encoding FAD-binding oxidoreductase, whose protein sequence is MTTSTDPHTPAGSPDFPAFPDLHGAVLRPGDDRYDAARAVYQGRAADEGPALIARCADEDDVAAVLRHASAHGIPVAVRGGGHGSDGYAMPGGALVVDLSAMKAVTVDPKTRVVRAQPGVLLGELDAATHRHGLAVPAGTVSTTGVAGLTLGGGIGHLMRRHGATVDNLLACEMVTVDGRKVRADEAENPELFWALRGGGGNFGVVTAFEYRAHPVGPDVVAGQLIFPFDQAADILGKLPAHMATAPRELGLLAAIAPAPALPMLPPQAHGKPVLVLVPVHSGNPAEADQVVEALAALGRPLANLVTKMPWPRANSMLDAVAPYGKRMNLRGGYLPALSADVVDALLRNAAAAPSHPGAAATINLWCMGGAISEDVTEDATAFSREGAAWLWEAVGMWDTPERDTQYEQWATAIDAAVRPHSLTNGYTNLTDDLGEAWRHGVHGSEAKHRRLRAVKAAWDPDNLLRFNKNITPATAE